ggatttagactgctttatataagaaagcagcacttattccacacacccccctctatgtcacagcagggagctaggtgatgtgtatgtgtggtgcagacacaggctggctccatacactcagccccccccctctctccccccacacagcagggagctacgtcatgtggctccctcagcaatgagcagggggtcaggtgctagtgtccataatgaactgaataaagtaagatagtggacaaacaaagcagttttgctgaagcagtgtatttaggaaaagtcttaaatccacattaaacaagcagtatagatagaatcattgttatgataccacccctttaaattagccatcgcccccctaaaccgcttcaacgccccccaatcttctctgtgccctttactgccccccctataggcctccagcgcccacaagggggcgttatcgcccactttgagaaagactggtctaaatcctagtgggctaaagaacCTGGTCCCtttgctcactaggatttagccgactctatatagaacaagccaAATCCAAGtgttacaggacctttgatgacatcacaggcccttcagtcgtcccataggatcacgctatgtggtgagtagagctacacgctaatttgggggcagagctaaactggaggtagtcagacagtatggctttgcatatgaaaccccgcccaccaactgACATCGAAAACCAGAAAGAAGtttttgcagcagcgaagactggtgagtaagggacatgggaatatccctttaacatgaaatctttttaaaaaggattTTCTTGAGATACATTTTCTCTCTCATCATCAGGACCTTTACTACTAAATGGAGACTGTGCTGCTTCTGTGGAAAACCACACACTAAAGTCAATGGATAAACTGTGGCGGATAGAGAATTCCAAGACAAAGTGCAATGTTCTGCATACTTTACATTGATGGGACAGCCCTTCTGACTATTGTGGTATATTACAGTGTTACTTTTATATGATACAAGCGCCTTATCTGctcatctttaaagaggacctttcaccacttctgtGTTGTTGTTGCTCCTATGATTCTGGCATATTTGGAATTCTTTCTCCAGCCCCCTCTGTTcctaagcaatcagtgctgttagttttggtgtctggtacactatttaggctctatactgtcaggagggcggtgtcagaacAACGGGGCGTgaatctgagctctgacactggctgcctatgaTTCGAGATCTGAATCACACCCACTCTCCTGCCTGACCATACACACCCTAAGtatcacatcaggcaccaaaactagctgcACCCATTGCCAGGgaatggaatttttcctctagcctctGCCAACCatcttggaatcagtggagctgcatcTAGTAAAGGTTGCTAAAaactggagatggtgaaaggcccCCCAAGTTTCCCTTGATAATACATATATCAATTTTTTTTGATGAAAGTTAGTTCATTAGGGAGAGTGGGGAGCCGGAAAAGAGATCAATAAATGGACAAAGAAgtttttttctctgataagacatGACAAACTTTCTTGTATTCACTTGTACTACTGATTCCTGTAAGTTTGTTAAAGCAATAGTGGCCATTTAAAgagtttttctgttttttatgATACTGATCAACATCAGATTGGTGGATTCCAACACACAAGACTCCTCCTCAATCAGATGTATTCAATAGTCTCTTGTGTTGGAACTATGCAGTTTACAGATTCGGAAGCAGACACCTCCATACATTCTGTACCGTCCATGCCGTTCTATTGccgctcagctcccattcacttgatttgGAGCAGAGTGTCGGTAATTGGGCATGTGACATCCACAGTGTTCACAGATGTCTACTCCTGGCTCCATACACCACATAGTCCCAGCGTTGGAGTCTGCCAAGAACAGCTGATTGTGAAGATTGGGGGATGTCGGACCCACCAATGTGATCAATAGTTGACCATCATATAGTATTATATAAGCCATGTCATTTTTTTGGCAAGTCAAATTTCTTTCTTTCCGAGTGGCTATACTTGCTGGCAAAGTATCTTAAAAAAATGTAAGTGTGGTGCTGGGCATGTATACTGAGATTTACTGCAAATATACGCATAGTATACATCAGTAAAGCTTTGGTACAGCTGTAGTCATGTAACTACTTATAGTGTTTTCACTCCTGTACACTGTGGTTGAATGAACTTAGTTTGACAAATCATGTCTTACCTCCGTACTTGAAGTTGTCAGATTAGTTGAGCAAGTGCCTAACTGTTTCTGAAGGATTACTGCACATTTAATGCGTCTTTCCAGTCTCCTGAGGCTCctctgtaataataaaaaaataaaaaattgtcaaaaaaaaaaagtttttaaccaTCAGCCTGTGATTTAAGTAGTTTTATagcaaaacacagttaaaaagggttggccactttcagaccaatactctGTATAACGAAAAGTTGaacaaatttccaatatactttctgcattaattcctcacagttttctagagctTTGCTTGTTAATCATTCGTTCTGCTTAATGACAGTGGAtaaaattcagtccatggtcatgtgattaaaggggctctatcattgggaaaagtcatttttaactaaacatgtacttgcatagccttaagaaaggctattccacacctaccttttgcatgttaatcccctcagtagtttttgaataatagAATATATAGAAGACCGGCTCACCCACTTGTCATTTGAATTTCATAGTCCGGAATGCACGGACACCGATGGACTCCACTCGGTAGCTCAAACCAAATATGTGAAGAAACTCCAGCAATCTCCGGATGTAGTAAAAAACTCCAACTTTATTATGTCATATTAAAAAACTTCAGTCTGTATGCTTGAAGTGACCGCAACAGTTGACTTGGCGTATCATAGATGAAAAAAAAGCCTACGCATTTCAGATTAGATCCTTCATCATGGCATAATAACATGACACAATAAAGTTGGAGTTTTTTACTACATCCGGAGATTGCTGGAGTTTCTTCACATGTTTAGTTTTTGAttaagcccgtttttattcatatactaattagcttccagtgagcaccagaagtctcagcgagcactgtctgctatgtgtgtgtgagagagcagggagtcagcagcagcctgtgctgtacacacatagcagagagtgcTCGATGAGACTCCTGTGCTCGCTGGAGggtaattagcatgtgaataaaaatgggcttattcaaaaactactcagGGGATTCACATACAAAAGGAATGTTTGGAATagccggccattttggggtggcctctatatgttcctgtatagaactacaagagcaagagaagccagaagaggcggagttgctgcagaagaaggaggcggcgcaggaaagagctctgggcagcaatggcgatgcgctcatcagcctttcagcgctggggcccgtcctcattgctgcagaaagctcatttgcataccggttaaaaccggtatttctacggaacggcgtggcggagaccacgtctaaaggtaggagacgaatagcctttcttaaggctattccgacgagttcattagaaaaaaaaggtagtttaatggtagaatccctttaaagtgtatgACCAGCTCAGACATGCAACACCAGTCGTTCATCTCTGCATGGAGTGAGAATGTTTATGACAGTGGCATGTCTATTCCTTCCAGTTGACACAAAActgatgtacttttttttttatagtagggTATAGTCAATAGTAAAAAGAATCAGTCACATTGTACATGCAGTCGTACCTGCATGCAGCATGTCAGAGCAGGTGGAAAAGTCTGTAGAGCTTGGACTTCAGAGACATGGCTCCTCTTAtacttaagagtccagtgggcggtcctacttttGACTAGCAGCTCTCTTTGTATGCAGTCATACTAGGAAGGCTGTCAGTCAATGAATGAAATACAAGATACACTTTTGCTACAAAATCTGTATAACTACCTGTGCTGTATGCCACGCTGCCTGCAGTTCAAACACCATGTTCAAAATGACCGTTGccattatgttaaaaaaaataaaaaataaaaatcttcctACTAAAGGGTATTGTAGTCTTTTAGACAATGTCAAGAGAAATGGAAAATCAGGTAAATTGGAAACCCACCAGATGTCTAGCAAGGTCATCAGTGTGATTCATGTTTCTTCGGATAAGTTCAGTCTGTCGTGCTAAAGCCTGCATTTTCTGCTCAAATACATCCTCAAATAATATATTTATCCTTGTGTGTATTAGACTTTCAATCTGGTAAGAAAAGATAAAACAGTTAAAAGTTTGTTCCCACTATCCTGTAACAGTCAGCAAGTGAAGTCTGAGAACACTAGGATAGGATTCgtattgtgaatatgcagagctgaagggggtgttcacttcaaatggctctatctccagttttataccacATAGAAATCggatctggtgtcatatgaaagctcagATTCTACTAGAATCTAGATACTAGATATAAAAGAATTACAGAGATTACTAGTTTTAAAACAGTCAGGAATGTAATTCTAACAAAGTCCTTATTATAAAGAGAAAAAATGGACGGCACAGCTATATAAAGACATTATGACTTGGGTCGTTTTCTTTTTCCTCTATTAAGCCCTCTATCTGGCAAAACATTCCAGTAGCACGCCGCTACAGGTGGTGCTCTACAACCCCTGATGTATAGCACATagcattttgaagaaaaaaatagaaagaagtcggggtgggcactcaccattccaTGGTCGGCAGATGATACTTGACATTTCtcatatataaaaacaaagtCTTGCACTTTATTAAGtgcaaataaaaataatgatacagggagggagaaaaagcattataggcacaaaaaaaaaaaaaaaaaaaataataaaaatcgcaaatgcattttttggcttgaaaaagcgtcagattagacgcgaaacggctgttgccattttttgtgcctataatgctttttctccctccctgtatcattatttttatttgcaCTTAATAAAAGGactttgtttttatatatgaGAAGTGTCAAGTATCATCTGCCGACCAtggaatggtgagtgcccaccccgacTTCCTTCTATTTTTTCTTCAAAAGGAATGTAATTCTATATGCAGTGTCTCAGCATTGCTGCGATACCAGaagcatttttctaggtggtataaaacctgaGATACAACTATTTGCAATGACCATCCCACCTTTGGTGACTGCTTCAGCTCTATGtactacattgagtacatgtttaTGTGCAGTCTCCCTGACAATGCTCAGTTAGAGCTTTACTAATGTGAGTTTTACAGCTGTCTTCTGTTAAATGGACAttaaataggttaataaagtaaattACGAAACCATTTGCAACATTCATTCCCCGatacaatagcaaaaaattaaggaaaatgaGTTACACTTTTAGATGTTGTGCTCGTTTGTAAAGTTGCCTGATGAAGAGGCCTTTGTGCTCTATAGGCATGTGAATGCTATCTGTCTAATTAGCCAAATAgaggtatccccccccccccgccactttcctctttttttttgacACAAACGTATTTAACATCATATACTAGCGTACCTCACTCAATGTAACATTGTTTGAAGTTTTGGCTCGCTTTGCTTCAGGAACGTCCGAGCTGTATAGACAGTTTCTTTTCTTCTGACTAGCACCTTCATAAAGTAAAAACATGTAgtcatgatatacagtatacctaCAATGAGGATCACAAAGTCTCCATCTAGGATGTCTGTCCCACAATAAGGACTCACTTCACATTTTCATCATCCATTTAACTGATCAGTTTTAgcccccaaaaaagaaaaaaacaaacaaacaaactgatGACTAGCTGTCTACATAGAgccaattttaaccccttcccgtcattCGCCATATcattacggcagatgtcaggtctttaaagatggtggcgaCTTTGCTTCAAAGAGGTTGCCATAGTGACCACGTAGGCCCCTGTGTGGGTCCCCCCTTCCCTAATCCATTTTTATTCAACATTGATTCTATGTTAATAGATAGTCATTAGTTTCCATAGGTTTTCACCtgcttttaccatttttttttgtatctgtaAAACTGATTAGCTAGGGGAAGTTCACACTACTAACTTTTGTTGCACTGATtagtcataggatcagaacaatagactTTAATAGCGATTGTGCCAAacacagacagagccccctcccagtctgtgtccattcccatagaCTCTATTGTAAATAAACACGATGGGGTCCGACAATCAGCCCCACGCAGATCATGTGGTCTATCAGCTCCCGAGAGGTGGAAGCTGCGATCtgcgccccgggtaaagcgctatcggttccggtaccgtagctctttagtcagaagggcattcctgacagtctgtcaggaacgtccttctctacagcagcgcctatagcgctatacagtgtgagcagggaggaacgccccctccctctgctcacagtgcttgtccatacctagacgagcattatcaggaggggagggtcgttcctccccggtcttagagcacagcgccaTTAGCGCTGCCTGTACAGAAGGATGtacctgtcaggaacgcccttctgactgtaaaagagctacggtaccgggaccgatggcgctttacctagggcacagatcgggaaagacatatcgactttccagcagtatatagaactgcctgtgccccggaccatgaaaggtcttctttaattttGCTTCACAGTCCCAATGACCTTCGTCTCACAAATCAGATCTTGCCTTAGAACTCTGTTGTGCCCTTCCTAAGTTATtattcctggaaatgtatgaataagctgacaactgggtgttattaGTTGGGGGCGTGCTGACTGAGTGTCCACTCAGACTTAGTTgagtgtcaatttattcataaatattcaGGAGCAATAAAAAAGGAACAGCACCAACCACAAAGAGTTCTGAAGAGATTccttgtaaatgttatattacggGAAATCCCTTAGTAATTTTTAGGTGTGCAGATATATTCCATGCAGGTTACATCCTACATTGTTAAACTCTGCAACAAACTATGAGATTGGGTGTATCTGCTCCTATTTGCAgtgacacaatacagtatacatatacttTGGAGCCTCAAACCAGACTTACCAACAGCGGTATCGTTCTCAGGTTGGACAGAATCGGGGACTGCGCTGACAGTCGATGGAGAACTCAGCGCTTTAGAATCATCAGTAGGACAACTAGGAGTATCAAGCTGAACTTGGAGAGCTGCAGCACAGTTGGGATCTGGAAGCCCTGTCAGAGGCACATCAATGGAGGAGGTCTGAAAGTTCTTCTCCTCATCGATTATTTTTACTGTTATTGACGCATTCAGATTTTCGGAGATGGTGCTGCATTCAATATCGGTCTGTTTACCGACCCCCTGTACGTCCTGCACAAGCGTGCTCTCAGCAATCTCCAACGTCTCCTCGCTCAGGACTGGATTTCCAGTGTTAGTGGTTGAAGTGACTTGATCTAAGCCCGTGATGGGATTTTCTGCTGGAGCATTGTAATCTCGAACCAAAAAATGCGCTGTGTGAGAGAATGGGACATCTTCAGATTTTTGAGAAATCTGATCCCAAGTTTCATTATATGAACAGCCAATGTTAATTCCAGAGTCCACTTGCGAAACCTCTATGGACACCTTCAGACCATTGGGGAATACACCCGGGCCTTTGCCGATTTTAGCCGCAGCGTTGTCCTGGGCACCAAAGCTTTTCTCATTGAGTAACTCAGGCTGTTCTGCAGTTTTGCTAGGAGCGGCTTTAGCAGATTTGTCATTCTTGCAAGAGTTGTTTAGCTTGAGCGTGGCCAGTTGCTGCCGACAGCTTGCGTTCATAGTTTTCCTggctctgaatttttttttcacatttgtaCTTGACATTAAGGGGGCctacaaaaataaaagaaagaaattaGTCAATGCATTTCACAATATTAAGCTCAACATATCAAAGTAACGGCATATCACTACAATATGCAATCTCTATGATCCATGGAGTCAAATCGCTGGGAACCAGGGGCAGAGAAAAGTTACTGTATCTGGATTATTTTAAATTGTTACATTATATAATCAATATTACATAATTAGATCTGTAGCTTGTTACATGTTTATTTTTATAGGAAGTCAAacaccagattttttttaattaattaaatcAGTAGTGCCTAAAGTTTATGAACGCAAAACCTACTTTTGGGCAAGATTTTTTCCAGGAAATCACCTCTATTGTACTTGGTTgcatttgaaataaaaaaaaaatgtcgctacctgtattctgcctctcatTCCGCTGTAATCTTCCTTTCATTCTGCCTTTTAGCACAGTActctgccatcaggaattttggggcccaatATCAGCAAAGTTTGTGTGCCCCCCTCCTTTCTGATGTATCTGACAGTTCCCTGTCCtgatgcccctacacagtatatataatatgcttcacagtggcccccacatgatttatatatatatatatatatatatatatatatatatatatatatatatatatatatataataataataattatattatatatatatatatatatatatattatgccccacatggtataatgccccacagtgtctCCAGACAGAATGGTCCACAgtctctcacagtataatactccagagcataATGTCTCGGGCCGCTTTATTAGCAGAGATAGGCGAACCCCAACAAAATATTTATGAGGTTAGACCGCCTTCCCCCATGTTCATTTTGGTACATTACTGTACTATGGGGTCAATTCAGACCCTTTATCAGCAGCTATATTAGACTACAATGCAGCGCTGCACAGTCTAATCACCACTGAAGGCTCATGACCACCCAAAGGGTTGCAACACTCAGTTTGGGAACTATTGAATTCGAGGATATTTActgctgtcagccattttgtatacCCCCTAAAAAAGCAGACTGCAAAACTTCATTACTGGAGGGGGCAATTCATCTGCTTATCCCAAATGGAAAGTAGTGCACCACATACGTCATGCCCACCCAGTGTACAGAGAACTGCGTTCGGGGTCATCTAGGGCACTGCAGAGCTATACATACTGTTAGGAATGGATGGAGATGACAGCTGTCATGAGATCCAAACACAAAAATAGATTTCACAGACTGTGATAGCATCCATGCTGCAACAAGAGCCACTGATATACAACAACTGTCATGGAACTTGTCAGCGGCAACAACCCACAACCGCCATGGTCACAAGCCTTACCAGGAACGGCAATAACTGAATTTTTCCCCAAATCCTAGTTTAATGAATACATGATGGGAAGTAAGCCATGGACTCCCAGAGGGCTGCATGTTGTCACATACCTAAAAGTGTTATTCAGATAAGGTTGTCTCGTGACTTCTTAATGGTGGTTtaaatccccccctccccccccggatTTTTTAGAATCTTATTATTTGAATGTTTGCAATTCTTAGATTTATTACGCTGCAGACaaagtattgcagtctatgctaAAATCGCTATGTAACTATTAAGCCCTGCCACAGACTGGACTTAATAATAATTTAGCAATGGTAATAACCCTGGGAACATTTACAAGGTTACAAGGGGGAGCATCTATAGGtcactgtgcagggagggggaggaggtgagTTGTGATAATCAATTATTAGGAATAGGGGATCTTATTTATATGCACATGATACATAAAAAGCCATACTCCCCTGTCCTCTGGTGTCTACCAGTGTGGTCTGGTCCTGCGGTTCTGGTGTATTCTTCTGGCTGAAGTCCCCACCACATGTGACCGCTGCGGTCTCAGCACAGGACATCATAGGTAATgacatcccatgtcctttccATAGACTGATTAGCCTCAGCGGCCACGTGAACCTGAGCATACCTGGAACAGATCCAGCTTTGGGACGGTATGGGAGGATGCTTATAGGATCTGCCATAGCAGATGTAATGTACAGGGAGTGGGCACACAGTCACCTCCCCCAAAAAAAACCACTTTCTAAACTCGCTCTGCATAATCCTCAGTTCTCATTCACACGACATGATTCTACAGCGCTTTATTAATGGCCAGCACATGGCCCTACAGACATTAATGGATCAATTCACATGACTGTTTTAATGACCTGTGtgacgggggaaaaaaaaaaaaaaaaaaaaaaaaaagtacatgccAAAAAAACAGAACTGTGCATGTTGGAGATGGCAATCTAATGCCATTACTTGTCCGGCCCTACAATTGCTCTTTGCTGGAAGGCAATTTCACAACCTTCATATTTCACAACAGTGTCAGTGTCCTGTCTAGAAAGCCTTTCTATTTCTACCTTCCTATTCATTATACATTTCCATAGTTGGCTAACAACCGTGTTCACACTGACAGGTTTTACACACGGCACTCTGAGCTGTGTCATCACTTTATTGTCTCTGTATTTCCCAGCTCTATATTCATCTAAGGCTGACAgtaccccagtataaactagtatAACACGTGTCACCTATTAGTGGTAATGGACCAATATATCAGAAAACGTCCCTCTAAAAGACACAAAGTCCCTAATAGTGACTGCGCCCCCTTCCACCAATACTGAGTAATGACAGCaagatcttcctcctcctccagttaCAGCAGAAGTCACGGCCTCCCCCTGCCCATAGTTTCTGAAAGACATGTGCCCTCTGTATCTGCTGTGCTGTCAGTGACCCTGGACTCCACCAAATGGCTTATATAGTTTCATAATTCCTAGATAACAAGCTCAGTGTACATGGCTTTTTTGgccaaaatgcagaaaaatcaaCTTAAAAAAGACCAGATTTCACCAAGTCTTTACAGGACATTGCCCTGGacacagatatatacacacacacacacacacacacacacacacagtgtatacTCGTCTGCCCTTCTATCTAGTCTTAGTGTTTTGCAAAGCTGCCAGCAGAGAACAAATCTCTATGGAGTGAGGTAATAACAGTGCCCGCACTCATTTTACAGGCGCAGATGTCACAGAGGGCAGGGGGTAACTCCGAACTCAGAAAAGTGTTTTGCTACCGAAAGCAAAGGAGTTAAACAGCAGCCAT
This region of Leptodactylus fuscus isolate aLepFus1 chromosome 8, aLepFus1.hap2, whole genome shotgun sequence genomic DNA includes:
- the ATF7IP2 gene encoding activating transcription factor 7-interacting protein 2 isoform X2 translates to MEAATSNDEAPLMSSTNVKKKFRARKTMNASCRQQLATLKLNNSCKNDKSAKAAPSKTAEQPELLNEKSFGAQDNAAAKIGKGPGVFPNGLKVSIEVSQVDSGINIGCSYNETWDQISQKSEDVPFSHTAHFLVRDYNAPAENPITGLDQVTSTTNTGNPVLSEETLEIAESTLVQDVQGVGKQTDIECSTISENLNASITVKIIDEEKNFQTSSIDVPLTGLPDPNCAAALQVQLDTPSCPTDDSKALSSPSTVSAVPDSVQPENDTAVGASQKKRNCLYSSDVPEAKRAKTSNNVTLSEIESLIHTRINILFEDVFEQKMQALARQTELIRRNMNHTDDLARHLRSLRRLERRIKCAVILQKQLGTCSTNLTTSSTELHNTNAASSASSSILPAIETTGSLPGTSPAPNPTSSSADLVVLSDNESEQPSNPENRNNNPKKVDSAAMQKIMESIKEHRKKAQAGKTVKAVIDLTDDEEQRCDKDPNMVAEHSVSATSSEENGSVGNIFDKYSVKNNLASSNSNDAAPSDNVNEDKQSVPESPAPENLKESAAKLKTDLTGLKPPQKPQLRLAQVQNPKGIALSWNVSNVDSSCAPAKAYCLYVHQGDPNSPKKLWKKIGEIKALPLPMACTLTQFVENTTYSFAMRAKDANGRFGPLCDIQSTTLKPQSSSKKS
- the ATF7IP2 gene encoding activating transcription factor 7-interacting protein 2 isoform X1; translation: MEAATSNDEAPLMSSTNVKKKFRARKTMNASCRQQLATLKLNNSCKNDKSAKAAPSKTAEQPELLNEKSFGAQDNAAAKIGKGPGVFPNGLKVSIEVSQVDSGINIGCSYNETWDQISQKSEDVPFSHTAHFLVRDYNAPAENPITGLDQVTSTTNTGNPVLSEETLEIAESTLVQDVQGVGKQTDIECSTISENLNASITVKIIDEEKNFQTSSIDVPLTGLPDPNCAAALQVQLDTPSCPTDDSKALSSPSTVSAVPDSVQPENDTAVGASQKKRNCLYSSDVPEAKRAKTSNNVTLSEIESLIHTRINILFEDVFEQKMQALARQTELIRRNMNHTDDLARHLRSLRRLERRIKCAVILQKQLGTCSTNLTTSSTELHNTNAASSASSSILPAIETTGSLPGTSPAPNPTSSSADLVVLSDNESEQPSNPENRNNNPKKVDSAAMQKIMESIKEHRKKAQAGKTVKAVIDLTDDEEQRCDKDPNMVAEHSVSATSSEENGSVGNIFDKYSVKNNLASSNSNDAAPSDNVNEDKQSVPESPAPEVKENLKESAAKLKTDLTGLKPPQKPQLRLAQVQNPKGIALSWNVSNVDSSCAPAKAYCLYVHQGDPNSPKKLWKKIGEIKALPLPMACTLTQFVENTTYSFAMRAKDANGRFGPLCDIQSTTLKPQSSSKKS